One Gelria sp. Kuro-4 DNA segment encodes these proteins:
- a CDS encoding FMN-binding protein → MKRLAAAVSSALVLMLITSGCAPAAKWKDGTYSGSGKGMGGPIAVTVKVEKGRITAVDVTQHQETPGISDSAIAKIPQLIVEKQSTDVEAVSGATYTSNGIKEAVQNALSQAKK, encoded by the coding sequence ATGAAAAGATTAGCAGCGGCAGTAAGTTCGGCATTGGTCCTAATGTTGATCACTTCCGGTTGCGCTCCGGCAGCGAAGTGGAAAGACGGCACCTACAGCGGCAGCGGTAAAGGAATGGGCGGCCCGATCGCCGTTACAGTAAAGGTCGAGAAGGGTAGAATCACGGCCGTGGACGTCACCCAGCACCAAGAAACACCGGGCATCAGCGATTCCGCCATCGCCAAGATTCCTCAGCTCATTGTTGAGAAACAATCCACCGATGTGGAAGCGGTGAGCGGGGCCACGTACACCAGCAACGGGATCAAAGAAGCTGTCCAGAACGCTTTGAGCCAAGCCAAGAAATAG